The Synechococcus sp. RS9909 genomic interval GTCTCAAGCAGGTCCCACTGCAATCTGGAGCCTCGAATTCCGTCCATCCATCACAGACCGTGAATGACGGTATAAAAGACGGTACAGACGGAGGCACCCATCGTCCCAAGCCATCCCATAGCAGTCGATCCGGTCCGCTGCACACGGACACCCTCTCCGTTTTTTTCTGATTCTGCTCAGTAGAGCAGGAATCCTGGTTCGAAGCCTTCATCGGGCCAGACACCATCCTCGCCGACTTGCCATTGATCCGCCGGGATGGGACCGGAGCTGGGCTGGCTTCCATCGATGCAGCCATCCGGCGTTGTGAAGCCGGAACTGAAGGTTTCGCAGTTGATCGGATCCGCCGGGGCGAGGTCAGGGTCCTGGGCGCGTGCGGCGGGGAATCCCAACAGAAGCAGGGCCAGGAACGCCAGCGGCAGCAGGTCTCGCACGGCAGCTCGGCAGGGTGGTTTCAGCGTAGGGCTCAGAGCTGACTCAGGGTTCCAAGCGGCCAGCCCAGGTTGCGGAGGTGGCGCACCAGCACCCGAGAGGCGGCGAAGTAGTCGTGGCTGTAGGACGCCTTGAAGCCGATCTCCCCCAGAGTGAGCAGCAGCAGGCGATGCTCGCGCCGGGTGCCTTCCCGTTCCGCCAGCAGGGCAAACCCTCGCTGCTCCAGGTCGTCGCGGAGCTCTTGATTCAGATCCGCCGTGAAGCCCACGTGGAGCACATGGTCGACCGCGCGATAGGCGGTGAACACCCTGGCGCCCTGATGCTCTTCGAGAAACTGGTAGCGCTCGGTGACGGCGATCACCGCATCCATCACCGGGGCCTGCAGGGCCTGTTCGATCACGGCAAGGTTGGCCCCACTCATGACGGCATGCCTCCACCGGCAGCGAGCCGCTCCTCGCAGGCCAGCTCGTAATTGCGAATGGCGCCGGAGGGAATGGCGCCGCTGCTTTTGAGCTGACGCACGGACAGTTCCACGCACTGGAGCACCACGCTGGTGAGCTCGCGGCCCTCGCACTGGGCCCAGCTGCGCAGCAGCACATGCAGGCTCGGCGGCACCGACACTGTGAGCTTCACCTGGTTTTCGCGGGGAACGGCCTTCATGCCGGCAGCTGTTGGGCCCTGGTGAGTGACCTGAGAGTAACTCTGGAGTCACTCCGGGGCAACTGCGGGGTTGCTGTGAGGCTCGCCTTCAGCGGCGGAACAGCAGGCAGAGGTTGTTGGCGGGCATCGTTTGGAGCTGCTCCAGCGTCAGCCCCGAGTTGCTGGCGAGTTGCTCGACGGCCTCCAGCTCGCGCACGCCCCAGCGGGGATTGCGGGCCCGCAGGGATTGATCAAACGCGGCATTGCTGTCACTGGTGTGTTGCCCGCCGCGACGGAAGGGGCCATAGAGGATCAGGGCGCCGCCGGCGCTGAGCCGAGCAGCCGCTTCCTCAATCAGGGCCTGGCAGCAGCTCCAGGGGGCGATGTGGATCAGATTGATCGCCACCACGGCATCCAGGTGCTGCTCCAGCCGTTGGGGAAGCGGCCAGGGGCGGGATTCCACATCGAGTGCCAGCGGTGCTGGCAGGTCTGGCATGCCCGGTGGATGGCGAATCCAG includes:
- a CDS encoding DUF938 domain-containing protein, which produces MEDARLFFPATERNREPIAALLKAWLPDGAVVLEVASGSGEHALWFKRQLPGIHWQTSDPDPAHRRSISAWIRHPPGMPDLPAPLALDVESRPWPLPQRLEQHLDAVVAINLIHIAPWSCCQALIEEAAARLSAGGALILYGPFRRGGQHTSDSNAAFDQSLRARNPRWGVRELEAVEQLASNSGLTLEQLQTMPANNLCLLFRR